GGCTTTGAGGATGGGTTAACTAAGACTTCTATTTTGCTATGAAATCAAATAACTCTAATGATTgactaatatttaatttagttatgTCATTGTCTCTTAGTTACGTCATAGATATACCATCAGTATATTTGTAGTTTATGGTTTTAACAATATCTTTAATGAAAAGTTTAATATATCGGTTTTTTAGAAAATGTATCTAAATTATCTCTGAGATGTATAAAAAATGTATCTGAGTTGTCTCtgatatattattatacatctcTAATACATCGTGGGATAAAGATGTAGAGGAAGAGATTAGAACTTTTAAGAGGGCTAGTAATCAGGTGTTAACAGCCAGAAGAACTGTGAAAGTTTGTTGCAACCAAACCTAATAAACCTCGTCATTCAATCCATCTACTGGAAGTAAATAAAtcgttttttatattgttacgttaaataaatataaaattatgtatCAAGTATGTTGTATAGCTGTATCTGagatatttttttcattaaatttcattaatagtATGTGACTGTCTACATATAAGATACATGTCAAAAACAGTTCAAatgcatttatttttaaatatatattaattcattagacgtgtttgacatgtttcttagatgtatttatagataaatttttaatatacaatttatacatgataaatatattcttGATATGCGTCTTCTCGTCAATGGTCGTATCTCAATGCCTTCGAGATACATTTTCGGTACATCTCCTATACATTTTCAATACATCTCGGATACATCATCAATACATATCAGAAACAACTCAAAGaatatttacatatatttttatatatatatatatatatgtgtgtgtgtgtgtgtgtgtgtgtgtgtgtgtgtgtgtgtgtgtcttttagatatattttttagatCCATCTTccatatacaattaaaatatgataaatatatccttaatatgtatcattgataaataatttatataatttatgaaGCATgcgatatattttttattttaatatatgttataaatacatttcaacTACCCGTAAGTTATATATTCAATGCGTTAAATATATAACTCAAATACAAATACtatacatattcgatacatcTTTTGTACATATCAGAAATTGTTTAGacgtatattttttattttaatatatgtattatgtGTGTATTTTGAGATGtggtattaaaattattatttgttaactTCTCtcatatgtttatttttatttataatttatgatttCAACAAATTTTTTAGCAAGAAGTTTAGTATACCGTATTATTTTTagagaatgtttttaaattgtCTTTGAGATGAACACAAATTGTATCCGAGTTGTTTCTAAAATTTCATGGATTGAACTCCAATTCGCTGATAAATTATCGATAGATCTCTGATACATTGTTGATAGTAGTGACTGTAATTTATTAGAGTTAGTAAATGAAAAGAGCCGTGAAGTAAATTGTTTCCGTTTTAAATAGTTTTTgtgatacataaataatacatattaataatataattttgagacacataaataaaatatataaataaaatatatagtatGTTTATCAATGACGATAAATTTAATGAAGGGGATAAATATTGTTATTAGTTCTTTTTTTGtatattcaattatataaagatatttatattgataaaagttgagttaaaaaaattataacttattatttttatatttcaatttatagtGGATAGTAACATATCAAAaagttattgatattatttgatgtatgaattttaattaaagcacgtgatacatatatcttttaatttaaaatatattatacatacaccttagacacacataaataatacatattaataatttatttatttatttttgttttaaaaatatgaaaaaataataatcaaatatatacttgatacatatctgatacataacagatacataaatgatacatgtttgaatagttttgaaAACCTGACGCGTGGCTGACACACAGTTctgacgcgcgtgtcagacgcgtttttgacctattctgacgcgttttcactttttttttatttttttgtgtatGCCATGTGTTGCATTCTCATTAGAaaggtattaaatgtaaaatttcagttttttaagGTGCTCATGTAATATTTCAGCAAGCTTAGCATTTTCGTTATTTTCTTCCACTTTTTGTCTAGTTTTGTAATCTTcccaaattttaataaaaaaatcttgACTTGATTAACGAATGTTAAGATTACGAATCCTCCAACTTCATAACGGTATTCTTGAATTTTTACTCTTCTCACAATTGAACCCTCAAACTTCACTTTTATTTAAGTGAATCTCAAAACTTGATTAACGAATGTTAAGATTACGAATCCCTCTCATGCTCGATTGCATgagataaaaaaacaaatactcAAAATATGTCACCCagttcttttaaattaaaactttcTACGTTATTCTGAATGTAGAAACTTGGAGGTGATAGTAAAAAAGTTAATAGACACATGCTGACGGCATAAGAGCAAATTAATTTAAGAAGCAAAAGATTaaatggcttaattacttaaaaaccacccaccttgaatttttttttcgtttataccctgacctagaaaaaaattcatttataccctgacgtatgtgtttatgtttcacctctaccctaaatttcaaaaaaaaagattatttattgaaaacaactaaatataaggattattctatacttttttctattaaaaaaaatacaaagaaatacttcatctttaaaaatgttcaaaagtaagaattatttaaaacttttttttaaatgaaaagaggttaatttagtgcctcggggtagaggtgaaatataaacacatacgtcagggtataaatgaattttttcctaggtcaggatataaacgaaaaaaaaagttcaagatgggtggtttttaagtaattaagccaagaTTAAATAGTGCATGGACATAATTTAGAACCTCCATCAATCTGAAGCTGCGTGAAATTACTTTTAAGATTGGCATTGCAGATATATTTACATTTAACTTTACAGCACAAGCAAGCACCAGCGCTACCTTTAATTCCTTGCgtaaagataaaagaaagaagcAGAGCTTCTCAACCACAACAGAGACTGGAATTTGAGCCGCTTGCGATACATGTAATACATTTAACCCCTCACCTCACCCACTGTACAATTACTCTCACAATGAATATACAACAATGCCCGGGAACGCCTGTTCCTTCATAATGCCGCTCCTGTTAAACGTGTTCATCTCTGCATCATTCTGCCTTTCTTCCTCCGTAAATAAAATGAAACGTAGAGCACTGAGGCAGAAGGCAGTTGAGCCGTCCAACAGATGGTTGTGGATCTCAAAGTGCACAAATTAAAATCCAGAGTTCACTCGCTCTACCTCTGTTCTTCCAAAGGTTCCCCAGAACACAAGTCCTGGCTCATCTGCTTCTCCTTAGGCAAGCAATCAACAGGAATATAAAAATATCCTTTAGGTAACTTCTGATTCTTCATAGATGCTTGATCTGATGTCATCACTAACTCTTTCTCAAAGGTTTCAAAATGCTGTAAATTTATATATCTAGCGAGAATGAGCAAACATGCACAATCTAGAACAAAAATAAGGAATAATGCAAAGCACACCTTTCTTGTTATAGAGCTCCATTCTCCATCATCCAAAGGATTGCGCAAAGCAAGGGAAGCTCTGTGAGGAATTTGCTTTCCAGCAAATGTTGTCCTCTCCATAGGTTTCCGATTAAACAGGCTTTGCGATGTGGAGCTATCATCTGTCTTTTGATCAGTGTCCATGGTGACTTTAACTCTGTGCAGAACAGAAATATTGCTGTCTACTGTTACGTCATCTGATCTTTGCATTGCATCACTACATGATCTATAACCTTCTATATTGCCTTTAAGGGATGTTGTAGCTGATTCAGAACTGATGTCTGGATGGAAAAAAGGATTATGGGCAAGCACAGAACGAGCAACATGGTCTCTTTTGCAACTAAGAATGCTATGAGAGCAAAGGACCAAATCCCGCTGCAAGAATCCATATAAAAACAATTGCTTTTGTGATACATGCTCATTGGAATTAAAATCTTATCTATAGATAGAACAATGTGTTAAAATAAAAGATGCTGCCCCATTAGAGATCTAAAAATACACTTTTTTTACAAATGATAATCTATAAGGGAAAACGGTTGGCTCaaacagtaaaaaaatgaattacGCTTTAACAAGCCCATTTTTGAAGTAAAGGGAACAGCGGATAGAAGAAAAAGATTCCCAAATAGAAGGAGCTTCGCTGCTACCATCAGGCTTCAATATAAAGATAAAAGTAGAAAATTCAGAAAAGAAAACACAGTGCAAGCGCCTGTTTGGTAATTATAATCTGAGGTTGCAGAAGAATATCTCAAATGCCAACAGATCATATTAAGACAATAACCAAGGGAGAAAACACTCATCAATCAAAtaaagaattatttaaatgtcTCCTTTTTAGGACCTAGAACAAATAGCAAGGAGTATATGCAAAGGCCAGTGCATTCAAAAAATACTAATTCGCTACAGCATGTAAGCTGAGCACCAAACTAATTAACTAAAACTACTATTACAATAAgtaattaatttagaaaaaatacctTTATCTTTTCACGTTTAATGATTCTCTCACAAAGAAGACGAAGCCTCTCCAACTCAACCTGTAAGAATGCAAATTAAATTACTACACATTCTGACAAGCAAGTAGAAGATGAATGTTTCATGTTCATCAAGATTAAAACAGTATATCataagaatatataaacattgACAAGTACTCTGGACATCAGAATGGAAGTACACCCATACCCTGATTTGCTTCATGCTCCTTAACTCATCAGCTCCATGCTTTTGAGTTTCAGCCTGATAACAAGCCAAAAAAATCTCAGTATAAGAATTTTGTTAATGAAGCACGGAACATTTTGAGTGCTTAAATGAAGCCCAGACCTTTGTCTTCTGTTCCAACCCATGTCTTTCACAATAAGCCTTGTGCTGCAACTTTCCATTAAGAGACTTAACATTCATGTAAAAGCCTGCACTTCTAGCGCAGGAAGGATGGAACGTGGTGTGACAATGACCATAGCTACACTGCAGGGGAAATTCGTTGATTTAATAAAGTGTCATAGAGGAAAAAAGTCGCAAAGCAACCAAATTGAACAGACCTTTATGCAGACACCATGTTTGCGACGGCAAATACAGCAATGATCAATTCCTTTACCAACTGTATCCTGGATCCCATTACACAAAAAAATAGGATGTTAGACAGAGTCACTGAAACTATATTGACCCGCATGGAAAACAAATATGTAGCATTTCTCATGTAGTCAATTTAAATCCAATAACTCAAAACTATTTCATGAAACAGGTCTAAAAGCAGCTCTTTGACAAATATTAACATAAAAGTCAAGCACATACCATTCCTTCAACAGGATTCACTTGTCCCCTTCTGAATGTTGGTTCAAACACCCACTACAAGAAAAAATATGCATTAAACATCGATCCTCTTTATTGAAGATGAAGTGAAATAAAGTCAAGACAATCATAACAACCAAAATCAAGATATCCACCTCCGCACAGAAGGCATGCACCCATTGATTATCACTAGATTTTCTAAAGGCCCCGGTGGTTCCACCACATAAACCACACTCAAAATAGTTCTTTTCCCAGAAATCAAGTGAACCGGCTGAAGAGGATTTAGATGATAATAATTCATCACATAATTCACAATACCATGGACCAGTAGATTCTCTGACACTACGGTAGCAGTCCAAGTGAACAGCAACCTGACGCAGGAGCTTTGTTGAGttcaagaaaaaaaagattgtaAAAGAGAGAAAAGGATACCCATGTCTCAGTCAAGAATACCTTGCAACTGGAACAAACTAAAATAGGGTTCAGTATAGTGTCAGATCCTCTGCAAACATCACATGATCTAGGGTGCTCTTTTGAAAAATCTGAAACAGATTGAACAAATTCAGAGTACTTCTCTGAAGAATTTCTTGGAATCGCCACCCTTGATAGTGTCTCTTTCGTACGTGACAACAGCTGAGAAGAAATTCCAGCCCTCCCAttagaaatattaaatttctGCAAAGAGCAGAGAAATAATAAATATTGGATTCTGGAAAAGTATTCAAGTTGTTCTTTCAGGAAAGGCTAGAAGTAGCAAATAGAAGAAAATGCAGCATCACAAACCTCCTGATAAGAAGATTCATCGTATACGTCCTTCCTAAATGATGAAATCCTCGAAGAAGCTGCAGCAGCTGCAGTTGCAGCTGCCAGCACAGCCTGTGCCTCTTTAtgctttctttcttttcttcccTGCTTTTTTGCTTCTCTAATGTCATTTAGATACTGATTAACAAGCACTGCATCCCATTTTTGAGACCTGGTTATGTCAATCTCGTGTGGTAAACTCTTGACAACTTTACAAATTAAGTTATCTGCCAGAGTCGAAGCAAAATATATGCGTTAGAGTTCCAATTCCATTTCATAACACAAAGACAATTCAAGGGCAAGAGTTggaaaaaaaaagggaaaaacaGCAGAGCAGGAAGAAAAAATGAGACCTGTAAAGCGCTTTCTTGATATTGCATTACTGAGCAACCTATGCTGAAAGTAAATAATTTCTCCTTCTACTTCATCCACTGGAGACATTTCTTGAACACCCAATTTTTTAGCCTTAACAAACTGCTCTGGATTTACTTCATCAAATCTGCAAAGATCGTTACATTGTGGATGGCTAGTTTGGTGATCACAGCAGACACCAGTATTGGATGACGCTTCCAGACAGCAGGTTTCTCCCACCCTCAAATCTGCCACAAGAATATGCATTAAAATTGCATGTCATGGAATATCAATAACAGATAGTTTATCATGAAACTTATCTACTGTGGTATTTCTACCTTCTGACCCATAAAAAGTGTCTTCTAAAAACAAGCCACTCTGCATCTGCAACAGTTTCTTATGGATGTACGGGTGCACATATAAACTAgaattttctttgatttttctgCACCACAGAAATACAAATATTTGAGAAAGCTCCCATAAAGTTCGAAACTTTGTTGAGAGATCACATTGCAAAGCTTACTCAAGATCAGGAAGGACTATACTCATATCTGAGTCGCCATACAGGATACCAGCAGTATGCTCTAACTCGGCCTTTTCAGAACGGGTACAGCCTGAGGGACAATCTGAGCTGCCTGTACAACATACATACTTATTTCAGTATAAACAAATAGTAGTTACAtcattaaacaaacaaaaaacaaaaaagtcaatagattattattattatttttatttttttcacatGAAAGCTGCAGAAAAACAAACTACTTATTTGAAAATGTATCAATACTAGTTACATAATAAACATCAGGAATTTAAATGAGTTAAATGTAATATGATTAATAAAATTGACGGCAATCAAATCACAAATAAAGATAGCCTAGTAAATAAATGGCATCCAAATCATAGCTCTTGATTGGCACTAAATCTTATGTTAGAGAgcaataaacataaaaacaacATGCTGAATCATGTTTTAACATGACAGCTTTAAACAACAAAATATGCTAAATTACTCTTCTAATTTGTTTTTACATGAAGCTGCATAAAAACAACTTTTTCAGACAAATGTCTCGAGTGTATAAATTAGATGGCAtgcaaagaaaaaataaattaagaaattcaAGATGAAAGCCAACAACCTGATTtgctatattttttaaaagctcCAAAATTCCTCTTTGACACAAACAGCTCTACAACTCAAGCAGAGGGAGACAAATAGCAAAAAATGAGAACATGCACGTTTCTATTGACAAACAATGCAACGAAGAACAATGCTCGAGCAGAGCAAGAGCAAAAGAAGGGACAACAATAACATTAAAACTCCGGGTGGTGATAAGATCTACAAATCCTAATAGAAGAGAAAGGAAACACAGCGATGTCAATATAcctaatttaagaaaaattaagaaatgGCAGAGCATTGAGATTGATGAGCAGAAAACTATTCATAAAATTTAAGTCctcaaaaattgaaattataatgTTTCAAGAACATGAAGTGCATAAGGCATTAAACTCATACCAGCTGAAACATTATCAACCCAGAATAATCTTTCATATTTTCAAGAGAATCGCATTCCATAGAAATTATGAGAAGTCAGACTTCCCTTAAATGTAGGTCATCCACAAAAATGTCATTTTCCATTTCATCATACTTGCAGCATTATCCTATTATTGTGGcctctaaaaaataagaaacaaCTATCCAAAAGAAACAACTATTCAACTTCACAAACGCCAACTCTAAGATACCAAGCGAAACCTACTAACCCAAGAATGCTACGGCTTTCATCCAGCACAAAGGAACTAGATCAAAAAGacaactttaaaaaatatacctTCAGATTTAGGTAGATGTGCTGCCAAAGCGTCATGGATCCCATTAGGCTCTATTGATGTCTATACAAAAAGCAGAGGAAAAGAAAATTAGAATGAAGGCAACATAATAGGGGAAAATACGCCTTTTCAcaaccaaataaaataataggAACCTAAAGGTGCACATGCTAACCGCAATCCATTACTATCCAAGACTGAAGAGGCATCCGGATGCCCCCAGACAATTAGTTTGTGGTCCCCACATGAATGTCAAAAAATGCATACAGAATAATCCCACTAAGCACTTTCACAACATTGCTTCCACATACAAATACATGAGGCATTATAAAAACTGCTGCTAAAGGGAAGCAAATATAGAAAAGAGCACCGAAACAGATCTACAATTATAACTTCCATAAAAAGAAAATTCCAGAAAAAGATACTAAGATAAAGAAAAAGAGCATCAACGCTAAAACAAATGCCCACCACAATCATATTATGTACTTCACCTAAACAGTAGTATTCACTTATTCAGCAAGCAATACTCAGTTCATGATTATTGAACAGAATTACATTCTTACTTCCattagaaaatcaaataaaaaaacaaacaagaatACTATAGCATAAATTATCCATATGCTACTAGTCAGCTAGAAATGCTCTGAAGAGCCACATCCAAACAAAAATTGGGTTAAGAAATAAACACCAGGAACAGAGGGGATAAGTTACAAGAGCAGATGAGAGGAGACCAAAAACGGAATAATTCCCCAGTCCTATACAATCAAACTACAGAGATAACTTTTTATGAAGAAAGATAATGAATAGAAAAAAACAATAAGATGCTTGCCACATGAATCTTCCAGAGAGAAAAGTAATCGATATGATAAGATTACCTTTTGAATTACCTCAGTCGAATTTTCTGGTTCTTCATGTACACGTTGATCTACTTTAAATTCGTCCAACAACATCCCCCCGTCACTTGAATATTCCTCAGAAGAACAAATTATTTTGTTATCGCGCAGAATTCTAACATTGTTTTTTGTTCTTCGTCGTGGGGGGACTGACCTTACCACAACATGATCTGTCATGTCAGACTCTGATAACGTTATACCATCAGAAAGATCATTTGCTTCCATTTCAGTCTTAGATAAAACAGTGACTTTTTGAACTTTCATATTCTTATGTGAGGTGCCCAAATAAGCATGATTTCTAAGCCATTTGACTAATTTGCATTGCATTTCAGGCACTAAACTATCTTCCTGCAGGAAAAGGATCATTAAgtctaaagaaaaaaaatcagaaaaaataaattgcatAATAAAGCATCATCATTTGAACATTACATCAAGTGTTGAACGTAATGACTCAGGTGAGATGCCAATGTCCAATTCTAAATCTTTCAGATTGACTTTTCCACGGTCAATTAgctgcaagaaaaaaaaatatgcttAACTGAAATTGGGTGATTTGATGAAAATGTCAACTGAAATATCTGATGAGAGACAGCTGATGTATCTACAGAAACATAATATCTTACCTTTTTCAAAATAAGAGTAACATTTAGTGAATCTGGAAGGTTAACAGCCTCGCCGTCACTTCTCTCAGACATATCAATGTTACTGACCTGGTCCCCATCTGCAGATTCTGAGATAAGCACATCATTTGATCTGGAATCGGACAATACAATTTCCCGTGATGCACTATCACCAGATATATCAGAAATGATATTGGGTGTTTCTATAAGGACAGCAACTTTATCTCCATTTCGACCAATCCTCAAATTATGTTGTTTATTGGTTGAGTCACTGCTGACAGCTTTATTTCCTAATTGCAGATTAGTTCTGCCCTCAGGCAATTCTGAGTGCTTGAAACAAAAAGCCCGTAATTCAACCTGTAAAAACATTTGGAACCACCACATGTAATCTATGAGGAGAACTCGTTAAGATGGCACTCTTACCTTATTAACACAAGCATAGCAAAAAGCCAGTGATTTACATACTGAATTGAAGACTTCTTGTCTCTGTTGTATGAATAAAGCAAGTAAAATAaaaagcaaattactatgaggCCCGCTACATATGTCATGATTCACACTTTCGtccctcttgtttgaaaatcaaacgatgcGGTCTCTCACTTTTGTTTCCatcaacgatttagtccttccgTCCATTTTTTGTATTAGACAACCGAGTCAAaggactaaattaaaaaaaatcaaaaataacagTGTGGTCCCCAACTTTTGTTTGTGTCAAAGATTTCTTCCCTcgtgtttgaaaattaatttaccctTAAGTCGTTTGACTACTAACATCAAAAATGGATGGAAGGACCAAACTATTGACGGAAACAAAAGTAAGAGAccatatcatttgattttcaaacaagagagactaaagtgtgaattatgacacATGTAGAGGGCTCCAAAGTAATTtgctttaaaataaattgacaaAGTATCACTTTAGCAAAGAAATAGAAGGAACTTACATCCTCAGATCCATGTTTTCCCCACACCTCGATTCTATGTTTTGCCTCCCTTGCACAAATGGGATGAAATGCAAGTCTACAATTTCCTGAATAAACAAACCAACCAGGAAGCCACTGCCATTAGAAGCAAAATCAGCATGCTTACACAAAATTGGAAAGGGAAGCAGTAACAAAAAGGCCAAACATAATTAATCCTGGGGCACATTATAAATATACTGGCAAATGTAAAATGAAAAAACCAGCCAAGCAAGCCAACAGAAATAATTAAAGAACTGAAAATGACACAAAGACAGCTATCatcgaaaaaataaaatctaaaaaaaaaagtgaattgaGGGGTAGAAAGGAAGAAGTAGAGGATGCAGGATGAGGGAAAAAAAGACCAAGCAATTAACCAACAGCAAGAACATAGATAAAGGACCTAGGTTTACTTTACCAAGATACTAACAAGAAGAGCTAGTTCTTGCACCAATCTACAAGAGCACAAAGATGCCGCTTTCAAAGACAACAGGAAGATGAACATGAAAAAAGAGgccaaataaaaacaaaaaactgaAATAAATAACCAAACAAATAGAACTCAGCAAAATGATTCAGGAATAATATTTGAACAAGACACTAAGTAATTACCATTAAAAGCAAATGCGATTAAACTTTCACTAGCAAAATGTATTAGTTAGTACAATAGTAAAGTTTGGGCTTGCAGAAGTATGGAATAAAATCTTAGGAGTTAATTATTGTCAGAAAGTGTAAAACAGTAGCCAAAACAGCTAAATTTTAGCAATATCACAAATACAATGTAGCCATACAGACCCctagttttataatttatgcAAGCATTTGCGCTCATAAGAACAAAATATGGCAATAAACATCCATCTGAAAGACCAGGTAGCGAGAAATAGTGTCCAACATAAGCCCAAGTCACAACTAGGCACTAGATGCAGCAAAAAAAGCTTACCCCTGGCAACAGCTGATTTCAGAAACGAACATAGCAACTGCAGCTTATAATGTATGGTTATGAAATGGATTGTGTGAGGGGAAAAACAACAGCAGTTACACCATAAAACACTGTATGCAGCAGGTTATCTGAATTCATTTTGCAGTGTAAAGTCCGCACAAGTAACATAAATCCAAGACGGTGTACGGACCAAATAGATAAAAGAAATTGCGaacagaaaaacaaataaagGAGCAGAAGAACACACCATTACTGCAGCGAACACAAACACCGTGCTTCACCTTGCATACACTGCACACTGATTTCCATCGTGTTTCCGGTATTAAATTCACACCCATTATGTTTTCCATCTTTGTTAACACCTCAACAAAGACCTCGGGCATCCATAAAGAGCAAAACAAATGAACAAACTCAGTAACAGAGTCGCCATTTTCTGGCCTAATAGGTTTTAGAGCACCAGCCTGCTTTGGGCAAAGAACACAAGGCTGCTTCACTGAATAGTCACCATCCGTCCTGAACTTACACCAGGAACACAGCCAATATTCATCTATATCCCCTTGCACACCATAACAGTTCAAATGAACAGCAACCTTACAAGAAGAACAAACAACTAATGGATTTGACTCATCACTGATCTCGCTCTTGCAGCAAAAATCACATAATGATGTATTCCCTTCACAAGGTGAGCCCACCAGAACCTTCTCCAAACCTGCATCCGTACCTAAGAGTTTCCTCCTCTTCGATGGCCGTTCTGAAGTCAAAACAGTCCTACTTCTACACCCTAATAGCCACTCTAAGCAGCTAGAAGAAGTTGAATTGGCAGAAACCTTTCCTTCCTCATGAACCAAACAATCTGCACTATCCTCAGGTACACACTTAGCTCTGTCACTTTGAGCTCCAACACTATCAATTTCCATGAACTGTTCTTCTTCTTGCTTTACCTCATTCTTTACTTGAACTTCAGTCCCATGTTCATTTCCATTCTTCATAACTAAACTGGTATCTGCAGTCTCCTGGGCATTTCCACTGTCGCAATTCAGGGTCAGGTTACTATCATTTTTCTCATTTCCAACATTAGGAATCGAAAAACACTGACTAGTACCTAAACACTTAAGGGAAGAAGACAATTCGTACAAAGCATCAATATCTGGCAATGCTACATCTCTAAAGTAATCCTCAGTCTCAACCCAAATATTTCCTCCTTTAGAACGGTTGGAGgatgacttttttttatcagaagTAGAATGTGATCTCTTATGTTTCTTTCTACTGCTATCAGATTGCTTGAGAAGGTTAGCTAATCCACCAGGCAAAGTTGTTACACTTGAACTGCCCGACCCATCCTCGGGGACATCAAATGGAGAGCGTTCACTTAATGCCTTACGTGCCTGAGAGAAGAAATCAACGTTATTAATTGGAGCGGTCTGCTTCTGTTTTAGAGAATTTTCAGGTTGGGTCGCCGGAACCCTAGTATTAAGGCGGCAAGGCCTTTCGTCGGTGCCGCAACCTCCGTCAGGACACCTACCCATCATCTTCTTCCGCCGGGGACATCTGCCTCCGGTCATTTAATACGCCATCCCCCACCACCGCCACCAGCATATGCTGATAATTTCATAACGGAAACCTAAACCCTAATTTCTAATTCctaaccaaaata
This region of Mercurialis annua linkage group LG1-X, ddMerAnnu1.2, whole genome shotgun sequence genomic DNA includes:
- the LOC126665739 gene encoding uncharacterized protein LOC126665739 isoform X2, whose translation is MTGGRCPRRKKMMGRCPDGGCGTDERPCRLNTRVPATQPENSLKQKQTAPINNVDFFSQARKALSERSPFDVPEDGSGSSSVTTLPGGLANLLKQSDSSRKKHKRSHSTSDKKKSSSNRSKGGNIWVETEDYFRDVALPDIDALYELSSSLKCLGTSQCFSIPNVGNEKNDSNLTLNCDSGNAQETADTSLVMKNGNEHGTEVQVKNEVKQEEEQFMEIDSVGAQSDRAKCVPEDSADCLVHEEGKVSANSTSSSCLEWLLGCRSRTVLTSERPSKRRKLLGTDAGLEKVLVGSPCEGNTSLCDFCCKSEISDESNPLVVCSSCKVAVHLNCYGVQGDIDEYWLCSWCKFRTDGDYSVKQPCVLCPKQAGALKPIRPENGDSVTEFVHLFCSLWMPEVFVEVLTKMENIMGVNLIPETRWKSVCSVCKVKHGVCVRCSNGNCRLAFHPICAREAKHRIEVWGKHGSEDRQEVFNSVELRAFCFKHSELPEGRTNLQLGNKAVSSDSTNKQHNLRIGRNGDKVAVLIETPNIISDISGDSASREIVLSDSRSNDVLISESADGDQVSNIDMSERSDGEAVNLPDSLNVTLILKKLIDRGKVNLKDLELDIGISPESLRSTLDEDSLVPEMQCKLVKWLRNHAYLGTSHKNMKVQKVTVLSKTEMEANDLSDGITLSESDMTDHVVVRSVPPRRRTKNNVRILRDNKIICSSEEYSSDGGMLLDEFKVDQRVHEEPENSTETSIEPNGIHDALAAHLPKSEGSSDCPSGCTRSEKAELEHTAGILYGDSDMSIVLPDLEKIKENSSLYVHPYIHKKLLQMQSGLFLEDTFYGSEDLRVGETCCLEASSNTGVCCDHQTSHPQCNDLCRFDEVNPEQFVKAKKLGVQEMSPVDEVEGEIIYFQHRLLSNAISRKRFTDNLICKVVKSLPHEIDITRSQKWDAVLVNQYLNDIREAKKQGRKERKHKEAQAVLAAATAAAAASSRISSFRKDVYDESSYQEKFNISNGRAGISSQLLSRTKETLSRVAIPRNSSEKYSEFVQSVSDFSKEHPRSCDVCRGSDTILNPILVCSSCKVAVHLDCYRSVRESTGPWYCELCDELLSSKSSSAGSLDFWEKNYFECGLCGGTTGAFRKSSDNQWVHAFCAEVDILILWVFEPTFRRGQVNPVEGMDTVGKGIDHCCICRRKHGVCIKCSYGHCHTTFHPSCARSAGFYMNVKSLNGKLQHKAYCERHGLEQKTKAETQKHGADELRSMKQIRVELERLRLLCERIIKREKIKRDLVLCSHSILSCKRDHVARSVLAHNPFFHPDISSESATTSLKGNIEGYRSCSDAMQRSDDVTVDSNISVLHRVKVTMDTDQKTDDSSTSQSLFNRKPMERTTFAGKQIPHRASLALRNPLDDGEWSSITRKHFETFEKELVMTSDQASMKNQKLPKGYFYIPVDCLPKEKQMSQDLCSGEPLEEQR